One part of the Polyangiaceae bacterium genome encodes these proteins:
- a CDS encoding ketoacyl-ACP synthase III, which produces MGFEITGSGRYLPGRPYTNDDLARVMETSDEWIRKRTGIAQRHYCPEGVGVSELALPAARKALEDAGRTPEELDYILFNTMTPDHVFPGSGPLLGAALGCPGVPALDIRTQCAAMIYSFQLAGSLIASGAARRVLIVGAEAHAGFMPWRDWDILDGADRKPSGEDWERATRHRGLAILFGDGAGALLVEATEEKAAGLLSLDVHSDGRHAHKLYIPAGFRSRPFVSQRTVDEDLMIPAMEGRDVFRTAVSRLPDSVRRACNQAQVKLENVDWFIAHQANQRINDAVRERLGVPAERVPSNISRYGNTSAATIPILMDEMRRDGRLRAGQTVCMLALGAGLHWGAAVLRV; this is translated from the coding sequence ATTGGATTCGAGATCACGGGCAGCGGCCGTTACCTGCCCGGGCGCCCGTATACGAACGATGACCTTGCGCGGGTCATGGAGACCAGCGATGAGTGGATCCGGAAGCGCACGGGTATAGCCCAGCGGCACTACTGCCCCGAAGGCGTAGGTGTCAGTGAACTCGCGCTTCCTGCCGCGCGGAAAGCCCTGGAGGACGCGGGGCGTACCCCGGAAGAACTCGACTACATCCTGTTCAACACGATGACGCCGGATCACGTGTTTCCGGGGAGTGGGCCCCTGCTCGGGGCGGCTCTCGGCTGTCCTGGCGTACCCGCGCTCGACATTCGCACCCAGTGCGCAGCCATGATCTACAGCTTTCAGCTCGCGGGTTCACTCATCGCCAGCGGCGCGGCACGCCGCGTGTTGATCGTCGGGGCGGAGGCCCACGCGGGGTTCATGCCCTGGCGGGACTGGGACATCCTGGACGGTGCAGACCGCAAGCCCTCCGGGGAAGACTGGGAACGCGCAACGCGCCATCGTGGACTCGCGATCCTGTTCGGTGACGGTGCCGGAGCATTGCTCGTGGAAGCTACGGAGGAGAAGGCTGCTGGCTTGCTCTCGCTCGATGTTCACAGCGACGGGCGCCACGCCCACAAGCTGTATATCCCTGCGGGCTTTCGCTCGAGGCCGTTCGTGTCTCAGCGGACGGTCGATGAGGATTTGATGATTCCGGCGATGGAGGGGCGAGACGTCTTTCGAACGGCAGTGAGTCGACTGCCCGATAGCGTACGCAGGGCTTGTAATCAGGCGCAGGTCAAGCTGGAGAACGTGGATTGGTTCATCGCGCATCAAGCGAACCAGCGCATCAACGATGCAGTGCGTGAGCGCCTTGGAGTGCCTGCGGAGAGGGTGCCGTCCAACATCTCGCGTTACGGCAACACTTCAGCGGCGACGATCCCGATCTTGATGGATGAGATGCGGCGAGACGGTCGCTTGAGGGCGGGACAGACGGTCTGCATGTTGGCGCTTGGCGCCGGACTGCATTGGGGCGCCGCGGTGCTTCGCGTTTGA
- a CDS encoding tRNA-(ms[2]io[6]A)-hydroxylase produces the protein MDSRILKLATDTGWASQAVDALDATLCDHAHCEKKASVSAIALINDYPDDTGLVRAMSKLAEEEMRHFREVYDLLLERGVRLGRDPGDPYAKALFKLLRSHPKERKLDRLLVAALIEERSCERFSLLRAELEARGEERLAAQFRRLQISEAGHATLFVRLASEEFGSEQCEARLDQLAEREAEIVAALPIEARIH, from the coding sequence ATGGACTCGCGCATTCTCAAGTTGGCAACTGACACAGGTTGGGCCTCGCAGGCGGTGGATGCGCTCGACGCAACGCTTTGTGATCATGCCCACTGCGAGAAGAAGGCCAGCGTCAGCGCGATCGCGTTGATCAACGACTACCCGGATGACACCGGGTTGGTCCGTGCCATGAGCAAGCTCGCGGAGGAGGAGATGAGACATTTCCGCGAGGTATACGATTTGCTCTTGGAGCGTGGGGTGCGACTCGGGCGAGACCCAGGAGACCCCTACGCGAAGGCGCTGTTCAAGCTGCTACGCTCTCACCCCAAGGAGCGGAAGCTCGATCGGTTGCTCGTTGCCGCGCTGATCGAGGAGCGCTCCTGCGAGCGCTTCTCCCTGTTGAGGGCCGAGCTCGAGGCGCGGGGCGAGGAGCGTCTCGCGGCTCAGTTTCGTCGCTTGCAGATCTCAGAAGCGGGACACGCGACGTTATTCGTTCGCCTCGCTAGCGAAGAATTCGGGAGTGAGCAGTGCGAAGCTCGTCTCGACCAACTGGCGGAGCGTGAGGCGGAGATTGTCGCAGCGCTGCCCATCGAGGCGCGGATTCACTGA